In Zingiber officinale cultivar Zhangliang chromosome 6A, Zo_v1.1, whole genome shotgun sequence, a single genomic region encodes these proteins:
- the LOC121993994 gene encoding terpene synthase 10-like isoform X1, with translation MSPSLVAPSYIPFHLKLCDLRRSTTTERPCFPLIHCTASRQSPALGKSTHYRPNSWSNDYIQSLTVKSPVEEKDRTRRIVLLKEIIRKVICEKKEVEEQLRLIDHLQQLGVAYHFKDDIKDALASIHASLEDIISLQQKDTDVHVTALLFRLFRENGFSITDDIFKSFRDGNGQFFEFSVEGMLSLHETAFYGTEEEVILQEAMDFTTRNLRNLLDQGSITEPGLKQKVSYALELPLNWRLERLHARWFIQFCSQSNKDECSMINPVLLEFAKLDFNRVQHTHKKELSKLSRWWADLGLAQRLPFFRDRLMANYLWTVGCAFEPEYWSFREIETQANCFIALLDDVYDVYGKLEELEIFTDAIERWDVNAVDKLPDYLRLCFLAVFNTANEAAYRVLKEKGFNVLPYLRRSWSDLCKAFLLEAKWSHEKYTPTVEEYLENGWISGSGHIFLTLAYCMSPYLTKTDLENFRTYTQFLQWSSMNFRLCNDLVEMGRSDGPSAIHCLMQEKDVLEAEAREMIKEMIMANWRAMNGDRVNYTNMFEENFKICAINLNRTAQFFYRGTDRYSEYDSEIKDSVVSLLVEPIYIRTLYRFT, from the exons ATGTCTCCTTCTCTTGTCGCACCATCATACATCCCTTTTCACCTAAAGCTCTGTGATCTCCGGCGATCCACCACCACCGAGCGGCCATGCTTTCCACTCATCCATTGCACGGCCAGCAGGCAATCGCCGGCGTTGGGAAAATCGACCCATTACCGGCCCAACTCGTGGAGCAACGACTACATACAGTCACTCACCGTTAAGTCTCCT GTAGAGGAGAAGGATCGGACAAGGAGAATAGTGTTGCTGAAAGAGATAATTAGAAAAGTAATATGCGAGAAGAAGGAAGTGGAAGAGCAGCTCCGGCTGATCGACCACCTGCAACAACTTGGAGTGGCTTACCATTTCAAAGACGACATTAAAGATGCTTTAGCTAGCATTCATGCATCACTAGAAGACATAATTAGCTTGCAGCAGAAGGATACTGACGTCCATGTCACTGCACTTCTCTTCAGGCTTTTTAGAGAAAACGGATTCTCGATCACAGACG ATATCTTCAAGAGTTTCAGGGATGGGAACGGCCAGTTCTTCGAATTTTCCGTCGAAGGAATGCTGAGTTTACATGAGACAGCTTTTTACGGAACAGAGGAGGAAGTGATACTGCAGGAGGCCATGGATTTCACCACCCGGAACTTGAGAAATCTCCTGGACCAAGGATCCATTACTGAACCTGGCCTAAAGCAGAAAGTGTCCTATGCGTTGGAGCTCCCATTGAACTGGAGGTTGGAAAGACTACACGCCAGGTGGTTCATACAATTCTGCAGCCAAAGCAACAAAGACGAGTGCAGTATGATTAATCCTGTACTTTTAGAATTCGCAAAGTTGGATTTCAACAGGGTTCAGCATACGCACAAGAAAGAACTCAGCAAACTTTCGAG ATGGTGGGCAGATCTTGGACTCGCACAGCGTCTGCCATTCTTCAGAGACAGGTTGATGGCCAACTACTTGTGGACCGTTGGGTGCGCCTTTGAACCAGAATATTGGAGTTTTCGAGAGATAGAGACCCAAGCCAATTGCTTCATCGCACTGCTGGATGATGTTTATGACGTCTACGGCAAGTTGGAAGAGCTTGAGATATTCACAGATGCAATAGAGag GTGGGATGTCAATGCGGTCGACAAACTCCCAGATTACCTGAGGCTCTGTTTTCTGGCCGTCTTCAACACAGCAAACGAAGCTGCCTATCGAGTACTCAAAGAAAAAGGGTTTAACGTACTGCCATATCTAAGGAGATCT TGGAGTGATCTCTGCAAAGCCTTTTTGTTGGAAGCTAAATGGTCTCACGAGAAGTACACTCCCACAGTCGAAGAGTATTTGGAAAATGGATGGATCTCGGGATCAGGGCATATCTTCCTCACTCTTGCCTACTGCATGAGCCCATACTTAACCAAAACAGACCTAGAAAATTTCAGAACTTACACACAATTTCTACAATGGTCCTCCATGAACTTTCGCCTCTGCAATGATCTC GTTGAAATGGGAAGAAGCGATGGGCCCTCGGCCATCCACTGTCTGATGCAGGAGAAAGATGTTTTAGAGGCGGAGGCTCGGGAGATGATCAAGGAGATGATCATGGCAAATTGGAGAGCCATGAACGGGGATCGAGTGAATTATACAAATATGTTCGAGGAAAACTTCAAGATTTGCGCGATCAACCTTAATCGAACGGCGCAGTTTTTCTACCGGGGTACAGATAGATACAGTGAGTACGATTCAGAAATCAAAGATTCAGTGGTCTCATTGTTAGTCGAACCGATCTATATACGTACACTATATAGATTTACATAA
- the LOC121993994 gene encoding terpene synthase 10-like isoform X2, translating into MSPSLVAPSYIPFHLKLCDLRRSTTTERPCFPLIHCTASRQSPALGKSTHYRPNSWSNDYIQSLTVEEKDRTRRIVLLKEIIRKVICEKKEVEEQLRLIDHLQQLGVAYHFKDDIKDALASIHASLEDIISLQQKDTDVHVTALLFRLFRENGFSITDDIFKSFRDGNGQFFEFSVEGMLSLHETAFYGTEEEVILQEAMDFTTRNLRNLLDQGSITEPGLKQKVSYALELPLNWRLERLHARWFIQFCSQSNKDECSMINPVLLEFAKLDFNRVQHTHKKELSKLSRWWADLGLAQRLPFFRDRLMANYLWTVGCAFEPEYWSFREIETQANCFIALLDDVYDVYGKLEELEIFTDAIERWDVNAVDKLPDYLRLCFLAVFNTANEAAYRVLKEKGFNVLPYLRRSWSDLCKAFLLEAKWSHEKYTPTVEEYLENGWISGSGHIFLTLAYCMSPYLTKTDLENFRTYTQFLQWSSMNFRLCNDLVEMGRSDGPSAIHCLMQEKDVLEAEAREMIKEMIMANWRAMNGDRVNYTNMFEENFKICAINLNRTAQFFYRGTDRYSEYDSEIKDSVVSLLVEPIYIRTLYRFT; encoded by the exons ATGTCTCCTTCTCTTGTCGCACCATCATACATCCCTTTTCACCTAAAGCTCTGTGATCTCCGGCGATCCACCACCACCGAGCGGCCATGCTTTCCACTCATCCATTGCACGGCCAGCAGGCAATCGCCGGCGTTGGGAAAATCGACCCATTACCGGCCCAACTCGTGGAGCAACGACTACATACAGTCACTCACC GTAGAGGAGAAGGATCGGACAAGGAGAATAGTGTTGCTGAAAGAGATAATTAGAAAAGTAATATGCGAGAAGAAGGAAGTGGAAGAGCAGCTCCGGCTGATCGACCACCTGCAACAACTTGGAGTGGCTTACCATTTCAAAGACGACATTAAAGATGCTTTAGCTAGCATTCATGCATCACTAGAAGACATAATTAGCTTGCAGCAGAAGGATACTGACGTCCATGTCACTGCACTTCTCTTCAGGCTTTTTAGAGAAAACGGATTCTCGATCACAGACG ATATCTTCAAGAGTTTCAGGGATGGGAACGGCCAGTTCTTCGAATTTTCCGTCGAAGGAATGCTGAGTTTACATGAGACAGCTTTTTACGGAACAGAGGAGGAAGTGATACTGCAGGAGGCCATGGATTTCACCACCCGGAACTTGAGAAATCTCCTGGACCAAGGATCCATTACTGAACCTGGCCTAAAGCAGAAAGTGTCCTATGCGTTGGAGCTCCCATTGAACTGGAGGTTGGAAAGACTACACGCCAGGTGGTTCATACAATTCTGCAGCCAAAGCAACAAAGACGAGTGCAGTATGATTAATCCTGTACTTTTAGAATTCGCAAAGTTGGATTTCAACAGGGTTCAGCATACGCACAAGAAAGAACTCAGCAAACTTTCGAG ATGGTGGGCAGATCTTGGACTCGCACAGCGTCTGCCATTCTTCAGAGACAGGTTGATGGCCAACTACTTGTGGACCGTTGGGTGCGCCTTTGAACCAGAATATTGGAGTTTTCGAGAGATAGAGACCCAAGCCAATTGCTTCATCGCACTGCTGGATGATGTTTATGACGTCTACGGCAAGTTGGAAGAGCTTGAGATATTCACAGATGCAATAGAGag GTGGGATGTCAATGCGGTCGACAAACTCCCAGATTACCTGAGGCTCTGTTTTCTGGCCGTCTTCAACACAGCAAACGAAGCTGCCTATCGAGTACTCAAAGAAAAAGGGTTTAACGTACTGCCATATCTAAGGAGATCT TGGAGTGATCTCTGCAAAGCCTTTTTGTTGGAAGCTAAATGGTCTCACGAGAAGTACACTCCCACAGTCGAAGAGTATTTGGAAAATGGATGGATCTCGGGATCAGGGCATATCTTCCTCACTCTTGCCTACTGCATGAGCCCATACTTAACCAAAACAGACCTAGAAAATTTCAGAACTTACACACAATTTCTACAATGGTCCTCCATGAACTTTCGCCTCTGCAATGATCTC GTTGAAATGGGAAGAAGCGATGGGCCCTCGGCCATCCACTGTCTGATGCAGGAGAAAGATGTTTTAGAGGCGGAGGCTCGGGAGATGATCAAGGAGATGATCATGGCAAATTGGAGAGCCATGAACGGGGATCGAGTGAATTATACAAATATGTTCGAGGAAAACTTCAAGATTTGCGCGATCAACCTTAATCGAACGGCGCAGTTTTTCTACCGGGGTACAGATAGATACAGTGAGTACGATTCAGAAATCAAAGATTCAGTGGTCTCATTGTTAGTCGAACCGATCTATATACGTACACTATATAGATTTACATAA